In a genomic window of Carassius gibelio isolate Cgi1373 ecotype wild population from Czech Republic chromosome A3, carGib1.2-hapl.c, whole genome shotgun sequence:
- the rasd4 gene encoding rasd family member 4, with product MSLEVKEKTEVRLVFMGAAGVGKTALIKRFLQDSFDPKHRRTVEELHFKEYEVAGVKVTINIMDTSGSYSFPAMRKLSIQNGDAFALVYSVDDPESLEAVKRLREEILEVKEDKLTPIVVVGNKKDRQLERRVSADDVLVKVELDWNNCFLEASAKEDENVMEVFKELLQQTNLPSRLSPALRRRRETFPMDISLRPPMNKTNSCSVS from the coding sequence ATGTCTCTGGAAGTGAAGGAAAAGACTGAAGTGCGCTTGGTGTTCATGGGAGCCGCTGGCGTGGGAAAAACAGCTCTGATTAAACGCTTCTTGCAAGACAGCTTTGACCCAAAACATCGACGCACGGTGGAGGAGCTCCACTTCAAGGAGTATGAGGTGGCTGGAGTCAAAGTGACCATTAACATCATGGACACGAGCGGCAGCTACTCCTTCCCAGCCATGCGGAAGCTCTCCATCCAGAATGGTGATGCATTCGCCCTGGTCTACTCCGTGGATGACCCCGAATCGCTAGAAGCCGTCAAGAGACTGCGTGAGGAAATCCTGGAGGTCAAGGAGGACAAGCTCACACCCATCGTGGTGGTGGGCAACAAAAAAGACAGACAGCTGGAACGGAGGGTGTCGGCGGATGATGTGCTGGTGAAGGTGGAGCTGGACTGGAACAACTGTTTCCTGGAGGCCTCGGCTAAAGAAGACGAAAACGTGATGGAGGTGTTCAAGGAGCTGCTCCAGCAAACAAACCTCCCCAGCCGCCTCAGCCCAGCTTTACGCCGTCGCAGAGAGACATTTCCCATGGACATCAGTCTACGGCCGCCCATGAACAAGACCAACAGCTGTTCTGTCTCCTAA